In a genomic window of Quercus lobata isolate SW786 chromosome 4, ValleyOak3.0 Primary Assembly, whole genome shotgun sequence:
- the LOC115987190 gene encoding GDSL esterase/lipase 1-like, producing MMDSRVYFSLLVLFTAFFIATHCLPQPEEHAALFIFGDSTYDAGNNNYIKTTDYYRSNYVPYGETFFKRSTGRFSDGRLASDFIAEFAKLPYITPYLQPGYNQFTDGANFASAGAGALAETYKSGNLIDLKSQLSYFTNFERQLIQKLGDAKAKALLSRAVYLIAIGSNDYAAAVSANSSASPEEYVNMVNGNLTSVIREIYNKGGRKFGIPNLEPMGCLPSAKAVNPSNTSACFQALNDLTQLHNKALSEALQKLANELDGFKYSLADAYTALSDKINNPSKYGFKEANIACCGSGPFRGTNSCGGKRLSNKYELCENVSEYVFFDGGHTTEKANEHLANLMWSGTPNIAGPYNLKALFEL from the exons ATGATGGATTCAAGGGTCTATTTCAGTTTGTTGGTTTTGTTTACAGCCTTTTTTATCGCAACCCACTGTCTTCCTCAGCCAGAGGAACATGCTGCCTTATTCATCTTTGGAGATTCAACATATGATGCTGGAAATAATAACTATATCAAAACCACTGATTATTACCGATCGAATTATGTGCCATATGGGGAAACCTTTTTCAAACGCTCTACTGGGAGATTTTCGGATGGCCGTTTAGCGTCAGATTTTATTG CTGAATTTGCAAAGTTACCGTACATTACACCATATTTACAACCTGGTTATAATCAATTTACTGATGGGGCAAACTTCGCATCTGCTGGAGCTGGTGCTCTTGCTGAAACTTACAAGTCAGGAAAT TTGATAGACCTAAAATCTCAACTAAGTTATTTCACGAACTTTGAGAGGCAGTTGATCCAAAAACTAGGTGATGCAAAAGCTAAGGCATTATTGTCAAGAGCAGTATACTTAATTGCCATTGGCAGCAATGATTATGCAGCTGCTGTCTCTGCGAATTCCAGTGCGAGTCCAGAAGAATACGTAAACATGGTGAACGGCAATTTGACATCTGTGATCAga GAAATATATAATAAAGGAGGAAGGAAATTTGGTATTCCAAACTTAGAGCCAATGGGTTGTCTTCCATCGGCAAAAGCAGTAAATCCAAGCAACACAAGTGCATGCTTCCAGGCACTAAATGACCTAACACAATTACACAATAAAGCACTTTCAGAAGCCCTCCAGAAGCTAGCGAACGAGCTCGACGGGTTCAAGTATTCATTAGCCGATGCTTACACTGCTCTTAGTGACAAAATAAATAACCCTTCAAAATATG GGTTCAAGGAAGCGAATATTGCATGCTGTGGAAGTGGTCCATTCAGGGGAACTAATAGTTGTGGAGGGAAGAGATTATCTAATAAGTATGAATTATGTGAAAATGTTAGTGAATATGTGTTTTTTGACGGTGGTCATACCACCGAAAAGGCTAATGAGCATCTCGCAAATCTAATGTGGAGTGGAACTCCCAATATTGCTGGACCTTACAATCTCAAAGcattgtttgaactttga
- the LOC115985688 gene encoding uncharacterized protein LOC115985688, with product MGRIDKYKTVEEDQQMGKGKVKVVPQERRDFRSDCFNSNNRPRRDYAEQSGPTGAQAVYAVFRELLHKILEKVKCEPFFHWPNRMAGDPSKRNQNLYCAYHQEPGHTTDDCRNLKNHLDRLVREGKLMHLLHLPEQSNVETRQDTLRPPIGTINVILAIPGRTGSSPFRVMSVGRFPTEPNERESKRVRVSAPPLIGFTEEDK from the coding sequence atgggCAGGATAGATAAGTACAAAACGGTTGAGGAGGACCAGCAGATGGGGAAGGGTAAAGTgaaggttgtccctcaggagaggagggacttcaggtcggactGCTTTAACAGCAATAACAGGCCGAGAAGGGACTACGCGGAACAGTCCGGACCCACTGGGGCTCAGGCAGTCTatgctgtgttccgagaactGTTGCACAAGATCTTGGAGAAGGTAAAGTGCGAACCCTTCTTTCATTGGCCGAACAGGATGGCAGGCGACCCCTCAAAACGCAATCAGAATCTGTACTGCGCATACCATCAGGAGCCCGGTCACACCACCGACGATTGCAGGAATCTAAAAAACCATTTGGATCGGCTtgtccgagaaggaaagctgATGCATCTATTGCACCTCCCTGAACAGTCAAATGTCGAAACCAGACAAGACACATtgaggccacccattggcacaataaatgtcattcttgcAATACCTGGGAGGACTGGTTCTAGCCCTTTCAGAGTAATGTCAGTGGGCAGGTTCCCGACTGAGCCAAACGAAAGGGAATCCAAGAGAGTCAGAGTGAGTGCCCCGCCATTAATCGGGTTCACGGAGGAAGACAAGTaa